A segment of the Dermacentor andersoni chromosome 5, qqDerAnde1_hic_scaffold, whole genome shotgun sequence genome:
CGCGTTCTCAATATGTGTTCTGTTTTGGAATATTGTTTAATTTAGATATTATTTCCTTTCCCGAAAAACTTTTTTGTGCTTCGGAACTACGTGTTAACATATTTTGCATTCCTCCCGAGCTAAACTCTATGAAGGAAGCGAGTGATGGCAAATTTTTTTGTTGGATTAATTCTAGGTATGTGCTCCATCTAAGGATCATCTCTTCGTGTGATCACAACTTTTTGGCTTCCTCGATGATCCTTAGACGCCAgcttacgctcttctatagcttgttttatttccttgttccaccacttaGGTGGGTTCCTCTTTTCCAACCCAACAATATTTTCTTTGCCGTGTCAGTCTTATCTCCTGCTGCAAAACGTCTACATATGCAGTTCCTTATATACGTAGAATATTATAGGAAACGCTTCCATTTTCTTCTCTATGTTTCTTGCGATCTCTGTTATTTGCTTTCCATTCATATTTAGAAATTGTGATGATGTTGGTTTGTGTATTGCATTAGTATCGCTCCCAAACTTTCAGGTTAAAAGTTTGTGATCGCTATCCAGGCTATCTTTTCCATGTTCACTTAATCATTTGGTCTTGCCGTTCGTAGACCCTTTCTAAGACTAAGGCGTAAGCGATACATGACTACTTTATTCCGCATTGCTGGTTACCTGTCCATGGCAGTTTTTCTCCCTGTTAAGTTCTATAACCTTCTGTTCATCGTACAGATGCAGATCGAGAGCCGTTTTAATTAGTATATCCGTCTGAACCCTCCATGCGCGAACTGATATCTCCTACTTATGTCACCTGGCCCGATTGATCGAAACAATTATTATCGCTTCTAATATGCTatcaattctttatttttatctctgctatcaTTCCCCGTCCATAGGCAAGCTACTCCAAGCCACATCTTTTTGCCTTCCCATGTACCGTTAATGAATAAATGCTCCTTACATGTCTCTCTGAAATTTCGTCACGTCGTTCCTCATCTAATTAGCATGCCTAGTCCACCGCCTTTCCTTGGCCCAGTCATTCTACGGCTGCTCCAAATCTCGTATATGCGTTTCGATCAAGGTTACACGGTAATATCTTCGTCATTCAGCTGCCTTTGAATTTCCAGAATTTTTTCTGCTTGCCACCACCCTACATGTTTATTCAATAAATTTTACCGTCTCTATCATTATCCTTTGTGCTTCTTTTCTTGACTCCTTGTGGTCTAATTCTGCCCCTgttggtgtgtcgctacattcaaTACTTCTTCTTTCCTGATTGCCTGAGGCCTGCCCAAAAAAGCTACGGCCCGTGCCGGGAATCGACGTCCAACCAGTGTTGCTACACTATCACTAAAAATTCGCTCACAAAAGCGCCTTTGTGCTCTGCTCGGTGCACTTCTCTGTCGATTTCAATGACCGTAAAATTCATTGCCTTAGGTAGCGTCCAAATATCCATATTAGCTGTAAGCACTGCCCTTTCGATTGCATACCCGTGCCTTTCAACATTTGGCTCCGTGCACACCGCGATTTGCACTTCCTTTGAAACGTTCTGCAGGTCGGTAGCACCTTTGGTTATTTGCTTCGCGATCCCTGTCCCCTGTCCTTTCAGTACGCGAATCACTCTGCCCATTACCACCACTAGATGCCCCTCCTCCATtgcgtcccacatgtgttgctTGGCTTTCGTTATCACTTCATTAATCGGTTTCCCTGGAAGCGGGCTAATCTGGACTCGCTCGCCTACGCCAAGCCTCTATAGTATCGCAGGTTCTATTTTACGCATGTTTGAATCCCAAGAAAGACAACTCCACGTGTTTTCTCCTCTTCGCTACCGAAAGTTGCATCTGTGGCCGCGATGCCCTCACCCCATGCCTCATCCTCACCATTCGCGTTGTCTTCCGTGGCCGGCACGTCAGCGGTAGCCCTCTTTGTGACCATCACTGACGTGTCCGTCATTGCTTTCCGGCGTGGCCGTTTCGGTTTCCTTACCTGCTCTCGCTTCGAAACCAGGCCCATTGGCCGTGCTCGCATCGAAGCGTTCACCATTGCTTAGCGGAATGGGGGCCCTGAGCTTCATTTCTACGTTGGCTAGCTTTTCTCCTACCCCCTTCTTCGGCTTCTTTTCGCTCTTGAGTTCCTTTTCTAGTTTTCCAACCCACTTAGCTAGCCCATGCTTCTCCAGCTCTAGACGGTCTAGTCGCGACGTTAGCGCACGCATCCTACCGATAAAAACAAACCCGTTTGCTTCACGTGCTTACTGCAACAGAGTTTGTTCCGGCGCATAGAAACGCTCGCACTTGGAGCAACGCACGTGTAGATTCCTCCTATACCGATCTTCATCTTTTACTAGCAAGGTTTAGTACAAAAGTAACTCCACTTGTAGAAACAAGGACAACTATTAGCTGCTTACATCTAACCAAAAAGACCACAAAGCTGAagagcatgaaaaataaaacactcCTAAGAACCAAATGaacgaaaaatgaaataaagttaGCGTCCTGCTGCGCTGTGAAAGCACTTCCAATGGACACGTCTGTTATCTTCGGCGCCACTCGAGAGAGTGACGAAAACCACTTCGGCGAGCGCCACCATGTTTTCTTATACGCAAGACTCCCCTCACATGCGTTAGCGTTGAAGCcaaaatctcgaaagtggtgccCGCTTGCAATAACTCCAGCATCACATATGTACTTGGCGTGCCCAGTGTGTATCACGCAACGCTAATGTTTTTGCGTTTGTTGCCGCGAGCTTTGAAGAAGTCTAATATATACCTGACTCAGCAACATTTATCTTACTCCGAGCTGTCTTCCAAACTGGCTTTCACCAGGGCGCCGTTGTCAGCGGTTAGAAAGGAAAGCCCAAACCGAAAGTCTCTCTATCCATCTCTATGCAGAGTTCTTGTGCGTTGTTTTAGAAGACTGGTGAAatattcttggatggaaaagattACATTTGTAACTCGGAAACAGCGTAAGGCAGCGCTTCCTCACTCCCAATTGCTGATATCACGACGTCACTGTCAAGGTACCATCCCAGCCATTTCTCAGCACATTCTTAATGGCATCGACACCACGCATGATCTCTCATTACACTGTGAAACTACGAAAAATATTCAAGAGCCCGCAGGAATCGCATGTTGACGATACCTTAGGTGGTACCACTATGGCTATGGCGAAGGCAAGGGAGCGCTTCTGTCCTTCCTGGAGTAAGTTGGTGCGCACATCGGCGATGTTGCCAAGAGAGAACATGTCTTGGAGCTCGACGCAGCGGTGCACCAGGGCATCCCCGGAGAGTCCCGCGAGCGCCCCGAAGAAAATCAAATGCTCGGCCACAGTCAGGTCATAGAACAGCACGTCGCGCTGTTGCACGACGCCCATCAGCTGGCGCGCGAGCTGCGTCTGCACGGCCACGTCGTAGCCGTTCACGATCACCTACGACCACGCAGGGGATGAAGTCGTGTGGCTTACTCAGGCGTAGTCACTTATCATCACTCTCCCGCTAAGCACTATCTCCTCTGGCACTCTCAAAATCAGATCAACGAAGTTTCATCACTCACCTGGCCCTGTGTAGCCACGGCACCACCGCTGATAATGTCCACGAGCGCTGTCTTTCCCGCTCCGCTGGGACCCAAAATTATCATGATTTCTCCTTGGTACGCCTTGAAACTCGTGTCCCGCAGGACGTGCTTCTGTTTCCTCTCGTATTCCAGCCTGCTCAAGTTCACAGAGGGACAGCAGTGACAAGCATGAGAAAGCAACGACAACTGCAAGAGCAATATATTTACTGCTTCTTTTCATTTCACTCTTAAAAAAATTCATATTCAGTCATAAGTTGCTGGGATAGCTGTCAATAGATTAGTttcataaatataaaaaaatcagGGGTACACTGTTCCGTTCGGCCGAGCTTGATAACCGACAACGAAATTATACGTTctagcacgttttttttttttttgttgatagtAATCAAAGGGAAACATACCTGTTCACAAAGACGACCTCTTCCTTGTCTACGGGATACGGCTCAAAGTTGAGTCCATCGGGCGTGGATGGCGGTACCTGCTGGAACGAGCCCTTCTCTGTGGGCAACCAGTAGCGGTACATGAAAGGAAACCAGGGCACGTATGGTACGCCAATGTACGATGTTAGAACGTGGCTGAAGTACCACCCCAGATAGATGTTGACGAAGCTGTCTATCAGCATGACCGTCCAGATCTCGAACATGGTCACATTGTCCAGCTCTAGCACATAGGAGGTCACCGAGGAGAACGTGTACTGCTCCCCTGCATGCGTAACGTCTCGTGACATGTGCTGCGAGGTAACGTCACATGTGCTTTCAACTCAGCAACCATTCAATGCAACACGTCCTAAGCGATTGCGTAATGCAACTGTAGTGTATTTTCAGAGGGCTGAATACTAAATTAACTCTTTTTTACAGCAACACTTAATTTGTTCACGATGATCATTAAGAAAAGGCGGGAGGACAAAGGCACTCGGGTAGCCAGAAGCATCTACGCTTCGGTGCTCAGCAATATCTCTCGAAGAATTTTGCCGTGCTGTAACCTCCTGGACATGAACATCCTTTTTCGGCTTTTCCTAACGCAATGTAGCGTGTGTAGAGAGATGAGAAAAAAACACATTGTTACCGACAGTGTTGGCACAGCCAATAATGCGGAAGCACCAGTGCATGCCGACACATGGCAACGTTGCGGTGAGAAGCTTGGTCCAGCGATCCAGGAGGATGTAATGGGCCGCGCGACCCTGCATATCTTCGAGAATTACGCAGGGCATTACGTAGCTGATGTGCCAGTACAGCACACCGAACACCACAGCCAGTGCAGTGTCTCTAAAGAAGAGCGCAAGAAGCATCGCCTTCGAAATGTACTGCGCCGTGAAGAGGCCGAAGCACATGAGAACCACCAGCTTGTTTGTGCCGTCCAGGAAGGCCTGTAAACAATAGAGCACGCACGTGCAGAGGAGTACTATACTGGTACTGACTGTCCACCGACACAGATGACAGACGTCGTGCAAGCTATCAAAGTTGAGCTTGTCTTACAACTGCAATTAAATATTAATCAAGCAAACGATGAAAACAAGAACGTTTCGACGCCGTGGGTAGCGATCGGCCTTCATCAAAAACATTGGATAAAGGTGGGCCTCAATGTATTTACTGTCTCTTGTTTCCTTGTGGCCTTCCTCAAGTATGCGTATATTAGAAGCTTAGGCAtgcaataataaagaaaaagccaAAGAGCAGCGGGCGATCAATTTTAAACCCATGAAGTATAAAGTCAGGTGTTTTGTCCCGGGTGGTAACGGCAGTGGAATGCAGGCGAATGCATAGGCCACATACGAGGTTGTGGCATATATTAATTGCGCTAGACGGAATAAAACTTTCTAGACCAATATGCCAATGCTTACACCATACGCGGCAGCAAGTTATCCTGTAATTTTATTTTCTAAGTGAAGAAGAGTGGGAAAAATCTGCGCTTCGGTAAACCTGACGTCAGTAAGATTGCAGCGCTGGTAGTAAGTCAACACGTGTACACCAAAAGTGCCCGGCTTGTCGAAGAAGTGAGCCCACCTGCGAGCCATGATCACTGGTGTTCTCTACGGCGGTCATGTAGGCCATGACCATGGCGACGCTCACAATCCCCGAGAAGAAGCCGGCCATCCAGTGACCCGCGCGGTAGGCGGTAGCGCGGAGGCCGACCAGGCGAAGCTTCTCACGCATTCCCTGCTGCGTTTCCTCTACCACGCGCGACAGAATCAAGCAGAAGGGCACCAAGTACCCGACACCCAACCGTATCAGCATCAGCCACCGGTGCGAAGGCGCGTCGAGCGGGTACGGCCCTGCAGTGCCAGGAAGAAATGTGGCGCTATTTCTCGTAAAAAAGAACGTCGTGCACACAGTTGCTCTAGTAAGCCTTACTTACTGTAGTAGCCCTGCCACCCTTTAGGAACACGGCAAGAAAACTTTCGCGATCTGTGGACGCTATTCTCATGAACATGAGAGTCGTACGTCACTCCGCTGCACACAGCAGGGACCTCACAATCTCACATAAAAGATCGCTCTGTCTCTACTGTGGTTTTCGAGGCCGCTCTATTACGCCCAAAATATGATGTCATAAACTCGAATGATAGTTTATAGACGCGATTCATTGGGCGATTGTTCATGATCATGAGGTACTAGGGAGTGAAAGCTCACGCACGCACGCCTATCCTTCGAATCTTACAACCAATGGGTATGCGGTGGTTGCTAACGTTTCCCACACGCTTATCACCACTGATTCTCGGGTCCCGAGGCACGTTTTTAAGACGCTAACGTTGAAAGCTTACCACATCTGtagcgcaaaaagaaagaagaaatagtcAAGTGAACATTGAAAGACAGTGTTATTGGCGTCACCACCACTGAGAGGAAACTTGCTGAAGAGGAATGAACTGGAACTAAACATTGCGCTTCTACTTCTCCTTTATTTTTATGTAGCTTTTAAAGCTTACTGTGAGTATATACTCGTTAAAAATCAGTGCACTCTATATTAAGATAAGGTGTTGCAGGGATCCTTTAAGATAAAAATTGACACTAGCTTAGCtcgctatgccaggatatacgtagcgaaagctaaggcatagcatggttagccttggttaatcttgattgcaagtccatgTTAGTCTTGttctctagctatgttgcggcgtttagccaatCGTTCGGCGcgttgttcgtctgtttcctgggcgagtCCTTTTTTCTTCACCTCGTTCCGATGTCGTTTCCAGGCcttctcctgcttatcagaattgtcgccgtccatactgccgcctcaactgttgTTGTGgagcacgcgagctctccttttcaatcctccgacatgttatcaggcatacgacgcagctggcgaagcgagcggaggcgagcgcaatgacgaggaacgaggtgtgacgtcataccacatAGCGGAGGCGGAAAAGCGAGGCGCTTCGTAGCGGCGGAACACCCGTGGCTCGCTGCTACtgatggcgcatgcgcagtagtgacaagggagcgagagagggagaaatatccgcggctaggcgcgcgttgtgacgtcatgtgcctccttggagcaatgccacggcgaaatcgcaagttcgctgccagcaaagctttcgctttaaaagtggttaaccgcagtTGAAACccacgacatatggtttgccgtcatgtggcgttGCTAAGAGTATGTTCTATTGCCCGCTTAATTAGTCACCTAACTAGGATCAACTATGCAACAATCTTAATTTTCACTTTGACGCCAAGTGATTTCGTTAAGTTGTAGAGGGGATTCATGAAAGAACAACCGATCATTTTTTTGGTTATGATCTCTGAGCTATGATCCTCTGCGACCTTCCACTGTAGCCGAGGCAACTTCATTTGATCTGTTCCTTAGCTCCAGCCTGCGTGAAATTTAGGGTTTCCGCTAGCACCAGTTACCATCTACGCGATTTGTAGTTTCAATTAAATTTCGTGGAATTGGTTTCTGCCATTTCGGCCGAGGGCTTCCGTGGATCACGTGCCCGCCTTAACTAGGGGACACGCGGTGCTGCGCGGCGTCTGGCACGGTGAGCGTCACTCAGAACGACACCGCTGCTCCCATTGTTTTTGACAGCACTTCCGTCGCAGTTGTCTGCACGGCTAGACGCGAAGTGCATCGCACGCGGCATGCTGCCATGTGCCTCCTGCGAATTAGAGACGCATCAAAACCATCGCAGCCTTCGGACCATGAGTCGTAAAAACGGCTTCGTACTAAGGTGGTGCCGATCAGAGACAGCTACATCTGGTTTTCTTAGGGCGAATCATACAGCTTGCCCTTCAGCAACGCATTGAGTCACGCACCCTCGGTGATTCGATGCGTGGCTATGCTGTAAGGTTTCTCGGCGTACTGCTTGTCGGCCGCCACCGATGCGAGGTGCGCCTGGCTCAGCGCGAGCTGGAGGCAGGCGACGCTCTCACGCTGCGTCACCGGGTTGGGCAGCGGCTCGAACAGCGCGTACCCGTTGAGCCGCTTCGACATGTACACGAACTCGTCGTAGAAGCTGACGCTGAACGCGAGCCCATGCTTCGAGACGGCCTctccgctctcgcccagcgtgaCGGCGACGACGCGCTGCTCGGGACCGCGCTTCGGCTTTGGCGACACCTTGTGGAAGGTGGTCAGCATGCTGTCCACCGTCTCGAAGCCCGCCACGCGCACCTTGTCGTTGTCCTTGAAGGCTGACTGGAACAGCTTGTCGCCGATCTTGCGCGGCGCGTACAGCACCTGAAGTGCGGCGCGTACGTGCCTCGAGTGTCATCGGCAGCAATCGAAGGAAGGTTCTGTTCGAAAAGTTAAGTCTGGGGACTCTCACACCTGGGGCACGAATGGAATGGTGAGGGAGAAAACTAAGATTACACTAGAGTGCGCCATCCTTATTGACAAACAGGCTACCATTATAGTTATTCCCTTGACTACACTGAGTTCTGGGCCGCGTTGCCTTCCATTGATGTAGAAACTGCACTTGCATAATGATCCTCGGCGATTCCTCTGATAACGAGTCGCTCGAGAAAGGTATTTCAATTAAAATTCATTGGAGTACACGCTAGAAAGTCCTGGCTATGGCCATTCTTGCTCAGAAAATGTGAAGGAGGTTAAGAGTTTATTAGAAGCCGTGAGTATTAGCTGTGAATACTAAAAGCCGTGAGCCGTGAGTAAGGGGCGGCTCTTCATGTCTTACACCTTCTCGAGCCAGGGTGGAGGCCGAGTGGAAAGAAGCTTACGAATAGACACCAGCTTGCCAGGACTCTCTGTTTTCTTTGAAACCTTACCTCCTAATCGTTCGTCGAGTTTATTTTTGACAACAAATACACAGTTGTGAAGAGGTTTGATATGAAGTCAAACAAATGCCTTATAAAGCGTCGAATCACCTCACtccaaacacaagaaaaaaaaaagagatacgcCCTACaatgataatatatatatatatatatatatatatatgcgatccCCATATGTATTCCATCATAACATAACAATAAAATAAACACGATATAGTAACATACGAGCAATACTGGTCATTTATGGAAGTGCAGATATTCAAATGTATTTCAAGTTATAAAAATGCTTTAATTATGGTGGTCTCAAAGCGACGTCATGAAGACTGGCATAATCACGCCCAAGATCGTTGCCGAGGTGAGATGAAGGGTATCGAAGTGATCGTTCAGTTCCAGTGAAAACAGCAAATGGGTCATAAATCGGGTATAGGCCTGAAGCGGGCAGGCTGGATGCCGCCATTTCGGGCAATGACGCGTAGTTTCTGCTCCATTCTGATACCAAACGTCTGTGAGAGACCTAGGCGAAAACCGGCGTTCGTGGTAAAACCGCGTTACCATTTGCGGGCAGCTGAAGTTTCCCAGCTGCCGCTCATGGTACTCGCGTGGCTCGGAGTAGCGCAGGCAGGGCGGCTTGGCGCAGTGTTTGTGCGGCAGTATGGGCCGGTCGTGTTCTACGGCGAAGAACGAGAGGATGATGAGGACCACCTCGACGGTGGTCACGTAGTAGTGGCGCTTGATGGCCTGCACGTACACGTCCTTCCACACGATCGTGTACAGCTGGTCGACCACGCCCATGCTGGTCCCCTGCACGAGAAGGGCCCAAGAAATGCATTCCTAAGTCAGCACTGGAGAGGCCAAATACCCGCACTAGTGATACTGCAGGCACACTTCCTGGAGTGGTCGCGTTGCACGTGTGGGCTTCGTCAGTACAATACGAGCCGCTACCTGGGTGCTGAAAGATGGTGTGGTACGTGCGCGCGGCGCAAGTTAGCAGTGACGTAAAACCAGGAATGTTTCACGGAGCAGAGGGGAGGCACGCACTTGACCGGTGGAGGTGGTGTGCAGTCATGTGTTGTTGCCCGCTGTTCTATGGCAAGTATCCCTGGTACACCGAAATTTtctggtgtgtgcgtgtgtgggagGGGTTCACGGTCACATGTTTGGTGTGTCTCACCGGCCCCTCCTTCTGAATGCGCACCTGCAGGACAGCCATATTGAACGCCCAAACGTTTAAGAGCTGACGCCTATCATAAAATATAATATAAACATACAAGCGTTTTGCGCCGACATGATGTCTTGCAAATTTTGTTTCAAGTGAGTAACGTTATGGATCTGAAGGAATGTGCTCAGACTAGGGAAAGTGACTGCTCTTCCGTGATGTCTTTGCCACTAAGCCGAAATACTAGTCTCTCTGCTATGGTAATGCAAATGTTTGCGGTAAGTTTATGAGTCTAAAGGTGCATGCTGAAAAGCTACATAAAGCGCAGACACAGATTCTTCTCGCGTTCCAGCTTGTGAAAGCTACATGCAGATGTTGCAATGCCCACTGAAAGGCTTGTTGTTTATTACTCGCACTGTAGTGATGGCCCGCGGACTTAACCAGAAATCGCACTCGGCCTCTCGAGTACACTCTACGAAATGGCGCTTTCTTGCGAAATAAGGACAATTAAAAGAACAATGCTGTAGTTTTTGTGAACAGTACATTTAATTTACAGTGAGTTAATCTGTCCGGAGCAAGAAACGAATGCCTATGCCACCGCAGCTAAAGTTTTAGGCGCAGCATCTTTCTGTATCCAACTCACACGTTTGCTGGTGTGCATATGAATTGAGCGAAAAAAGTTATGCCGTGGTTCTCATATAACAATTAGACGTCAACAGCATTTGACATGCCGCACTGCTGGCTCTCTCGGGAAGATCAGTGATAACGACTAATCTTTTGCGGCATTCACTTGGCATGGATGAGCTGTTGAATGCACTTATTAGCGTCGTATTGGAAGTTGTTATTTTGCAGGCAGCCAAAACCGAAAATCAGGACAGAACTTTTAGGGTGTCTTGATCTGGGAACTGCTACTATATACTATTTTGCCTGTAAAGGAAAGATATAATGCTGTTCTAAATTTCTAGTGGCACTTCGTGCAAGGAGACACAAGATTTTTTTATCGAGCCTGTAGGAAAAAAAACTAATCTTGTTTTGCAGTTAAAACCAGCTGCATAGTCAACACCACTTCCAGTCTCCCAGACACAAATGAAAGTTGTGCGCAGCTTTAAGCGACAGATTCCAATAGAAATGCATGCTCGATATCTTCACTGTATCCTCATGAGACCGCTTGCACACTAAAACGCACATATCCTTCAATCCCTTAAACATATATCTCAAAATTTATTAAGTGAAGCAATCATGCCGGATATGAAGTCAAATAACTATGGTATCGTAAGGCAGTGGCTTGAAATAGGGTGGAAAATTGGGTGAGTTAGTTACAGGTTATTATCACGGACGCGCAAAAGGGACGATCACAGAGATAAAAAAGTACGCAGGATAAGCACTGAACATTTGACAGTTTATTACAAATTGCaaggaataaatgaaaaaatTAAGAAGGTGCACAGCAGATGGGATGTTTAAAATAATTTCATGGAGTTTGCAATAAAATATCAGTTATTACTGTAGcgcttcttttttgtctacttccgtGTCGCCTTCCCGTTCGCGCTGCCATCATAAGCAAGTAGTTTAGTAATATTATTTCCATTGGACTTCAAGGACACGGATTTGATATACATAATTTTGCCATTACGGACAACGGAAAGCACCCTTGAATGATTTCTGAATACCGTGATACGCCATGAAAATTCAGGATGCAGTGTCCATTCGGAAACACATCTCCCAATGCCACATATTCATCTCTCAGCTAAGCCCAAGAAAAACGTGCTTTACCGTAAAAACATGCAGAGACACTTGCTATGTCTATTCACTTGGATGTGTTACTTTCAGTACCTAACAGTACATGGTGTGAGAAATGGCTGTATGGAGCATTCGTGTAAATATTTCTAGTTGAATGCTGTAGACACACTTTTATTGGCTTTAGCACAGGCTCCAAGAGTCAAGCTTGCCAAATAAACCAGATGTTCTTTTTCATAAAGCTTTTTGTAGAGTACCGAGACCCAGCCTAACATAAAGACATAAATCAGCACAAACCATTTGTTCACAAATGTTAGCAGGATAGAGCACTTCTTTTCCCCTGTAGCCGTGTTGTAGGCGCATGGCCTCCTGTTCTTTCGAAAAGGTCCCTGTTTATCTTAACTAGCTTCTGCTCCAGTTCCCTGTAGTGTGCGAATGCAATAATTTGAAGCACGCCCACAAAAGGGCGTTAAAAGGGTCTAATTGGTGGCTGTTCATACTTTGTGGTACTTTAACATACTTTTCAACGTACCAATCGGTAACAATAACCGACTTTTTACAGATCTCTGCGCGCATCGCACTGTTAGTCAGAAAGATGACCGTCGATTTGATTGCTGATTGCAACAACGAATGCGAAGCCGTGGAGACACACTGTCGCAATGAAATGTGTACGCGTATTGAGCTCGAACAACCGGAACGCTTTTGACAGGTTTCACCTGCCGACCATATATTTTTCTTCGTGCACTATTTCATCAGACAAAGAAGTGATGCGTTACGGCACGCAAAGGTTTTCATCCCTGTTGTAGGACGCTTCTAGAATGTAAATAAATCGCATTATTCCGCACTGTTTGATTGTGGAGCCCGACTACCACATCAGCAG
Coding sequences within it:
- the LOC129384909 gene encoding uncharacterized protein, whose amino-acid sequence is MAHSSVILVFSLTIPFVPQVLYAPRKIGDKLFQSAFKDNDKVRVAGFETVDSMLTTFHKVSPKPKRGPEQRVVAVTLGESGEAVSKHGLAFSVSFYDEFVYMSKRLNGYALFEPLPNPVTQRESVACLQLALSQAHLASVAADKQYAEKPYSIATHRITEGPYPLDAPSHRWLMLIRLGVGYLVPFCLILSRVVEETQQGMREKLRLVGLRATAYRAGHWMAGFFSGIVSVAMVMAYMTAVENTSDHGSQAFLDGTNKLVVLMCFGLFTAQYISKAMLLALFFRDTALAVVFGVLYWHISYVMPCVILEDMQGRAAHYILLDRWTKLLTATLPCVGMHWCFRIIGCANTVGNNVFFSHLSTHATLR